DNA from Verrucomicrobiia bacterium:
GCCGGGTGCTGGCGCAAAGCCCCAGCCTGGTTGAGGCCGCGCAGATTCTGGGCATTGACCAGGCGACGCTGTACCGGAAGCGGAAGAAGCTGGGCTTGGAATGAAAAATCGACGGAATCCTTCCGGGGTTCGGCCTTGGCGACCGATCTGGAACAAGGAGGTGGAGGTTGAAGTCCCCGGGCGACCCGAGCGGGATGGCCGGAATGGGGTCAGGTGCAGCCGCGCACCAGGAAGAGGATGAGAAGAATCGGGAGCGGCACGCCCAGGAGCCACAGGACCGCCCAGCCCACTTTTCCGGCTTGGGCCTGCCGTTGGGATGAAATGCGTATAGTTGCCGCTCCCGATTCGTGTTGAAACCGACGGCCATCCTTACCCCTTGGCCGATTCCACCTGCCGGGTTTTCGGGACCACGGCTGCGGGCTGTTTGCGTCCGGCCCGCTTGCGCGGTGTGGGCGGCGCGTCTTTCACGACGTCCTCGTCCTCGCCTTCGTTCCCGTCTTTGCCTCGCCCTCGGCGGCTGAATTGCAGGTCTTGATTGCAAGCAACGTCAGGTCCTCATCGGCGGCTTTCTCCTGGCCGAGGATTTCCCCGAGGAGCCTCGCAGCCTTTGCGTTACCCAGCTCTTCTGCCCAAGTGCGAAGGCAGCCATAGGAGGCAATCTCGTAGTGCTCCACTTTCTGGGCGGCGCAGATCAGGGCGGCGTTAATCGTGGGCGAATCCTCGTTGTCCGAGGCGATCTCGTCGGCCTCCTTCAAAAGGCCGACGGTCGCCTCGCATTTCGCCTGCCTGGCTTCCTTGCCGAAGATCTGGAACACCTGCTCTACTTTTTGGACGTGCCCTTCGGTTTCGGTGAGGTGCGCCTGGAAGGCGGCTTTGAGTTCCTCGTGAGTTGCCGCCTCCACCATCTTCGGCAAGGCTTTGACAAGGCGATGTTCGGCGTCATACATGTCCGCCAGTTCATCGAGAAGCAGGTTTTCGAGTGTTTTCATGGAAGGATGGGAACCACTGGTACTGTTGAGCATGGGCCGGTCGCGCCCAAAGATCACCGGCTCGGATACATCGGTGCGTTTGCCCGGGCCCGGATCTCCTCGTTTGTGGTCTCGACAACGGGGGGAGCCTCATGGCCGCTGACCGTGCGCTGGGCATCCGCATCCTTGGAAGGAACGCTCGCCTCGCCGGTGCTGGAGATGTCCTTGGCGCCGGCGGCCTCGTAGATCTCCTTCGCGCGGCGGATCTCGTCGGAACTCTCCGCATGAACGGAAATCAGGATGCCGCCGTCCTTGATTTTGCCCTCATAGCGTTTGGCTTCGTACTCAGGAATTCCGAGACCGATCAACCCGCCGGCAATTCCCCCCACCGTTGCGCCGACCGCAGCGCCGCTCAGCGCCGCCATGATCGGACCAGCGGCGAGGAAGGGTCCGACCCCGGGAATGGCGAGCAGGCCGATGCCGGCGAGAAGACCCACCGCACCTCCGACGACGCCGCCTGTACCCGCGCCAGTCGCCGCACCTTCGGGCGCCTTGGTGCTCTTCTCATGGGCAAAGTCCCGCGTGCCGTCCTTGTCGGGCAGCAACACGGATATATCGTTGCTGGTGAACCCGGAACTTCTGAGGCCGTCCACGATGGCTTCCGCCTGGAAACGCGAGGTGGCGAGACAGATGACAGATTTCTTGGACATATGAATTTTATGTTGAAGTGAAATGAGGTGATCAGGAACAGAATCAGTCGCGGATGGCGTCGCGCACAACTTCGAGTTGGTTGTTCACGGATGACGGTTCAACCACGCTTTCGGCGATCTCGACGATGGCACGCGCTTCGGCGTCGGAGTTGACCGGCCCGCGGAGGGTGACGCGACCGTTTCGAGTGATAATCTTGACGTTTCTGGCATTAATCGAAAGCTCGTCACGGTCCAGCACCGCCCTCCGGATCCGGGTGGTGATTGCGATGTCAGTGGTGCTTGTGCCCTGGTCCTCCGGAGTTAGCGTAGTGCGGTCCCGATCGCGGCGGTTGAGCCCGGTGTTGTCGGCCGCCACAGCGTCGGCATCAAAGTATGGCGTCACGCCATATTCCCGGTACACTTCAACAACGTTGGCCGGCTGAAAATTTGCCTCCCACTGGGTGAGATCGAACTCTGGCAGGCTCTTGAGGGACTCCTTGGTGCGATCGAGATGAAGCACTCTGGTCGTGTGATCGTAGTGAAAAGCCGCCGGGGGAACTCCGATCAGGGTCGCGCCCACGCCCAACACACCCCCGGTCGAGACGATCACTTCGACGATGTGCCCGGAAGCCACGTCCAACGCCAGATCGCTCACCTTGCCCAGCTTCTCATCCTGAAGGTTCCGGACCTCGAGGCCGATGACATCGCTGACCCTGGTCACGGGGCCCAGCGGCAGATTCGACTTCATTGCTCCGGAGACAACGTGGGCAGGGACGTTGGCGCGCGGGGGTGCTGATTGATCTGGTTTGTGATCCTCCGCCAGCAGGGGCAGCGCGAGAATGGTACCGGCAATTGCCGGGGACAGTATTCGAAGAGTATTCATAAGAGGTTTATTCGTAACTTTTGTTGAGAGACGCTGGTGCGGGGCGTCCGCCTGACACACCGTGCAATCCAAGAACACATCTTGCAGCGGATGTGCCATTGACTGACTGTATCGGAACACTCTGATGCAACGCTTGTTAACCATTGGCTGGGTGAAATCACCCGGGCGCATTTGCCGCAATCTGCACGGGCCGACCCCGGCTCGCTTGCAGGCTGCATGGAAACGTCGCAGGTGTAGAGCGGGCCGACGCAGCCGGGGTGGACGCCTCGACACCGCGGGGGGCTTGAGTGTGTGGATTCGATGGCAAACTCCCCGTGTCTGGAGCAGTGTCTCGCAAACATCCGGGGGTGTTTCGGCCGCGGTTGTTTGCAGCAACTCGATTTCCAATGGCACCATGGCCGCAAGAAGTTCAACCATTCTGGGCGACTTCAGGACCAGCCGCGCCGGTTGGCACGCGAACCGCTTCGGCAAATCGTCTATGAACGACACCGGCGCAACAGCCACTCCGGATGAGAGAAAGAAATCGGCAAACTCCGATCCGGCAGAGGACCAGAAGAAGGAGATTGCGGAGAT
Protein-coding regions in this window:
- a CDS encoding BON domain-containing protein gives rise to the protein MAHPLQDVFLDCTVCQADAPHQRLSTKVTNKPLMNTLRILSPAIAGTILALPLLAEDHKPDQSAPPRANVPAHVVSGAMKSNLPLGPVTRVSDVIGLEVRNLQDEKLGKVSDLALDVASGHIVEVIVSTGGVLGVGATLIGVPPAAFHYDHTTRVLHLDRTKESLKSLPEFDLTQWEANFQPANVVEVYREYGVTPYFDADAVAADNTGLNRRDRDRTTLTPEDQGTSTTDIAITTRIRRAVLDRDELSINARNVKIITRNGRVTLRGPVNSDAEARAIVEIAESVVEPSSVNNQLEVVRDAIRD
- a CDS encoding ferritin-like domain-containing protein, which encodes MKTLENLLLDELADMYDAEHRLVKALPKMVEAATHEELKAAFQAHLTETEGHVQKVEQVFQIFGKEARQAKCEATVGLLKEADEIASDNEDSPTINAALICAAQKVEHYEIASYGCLRTWAEELGNAKAARLLGEILGQEKAADEDLTLLAIKTCNSAAEGEAKTGTKARTRTS